From the genome of Oxyura jamaicensis isolate SHBP4307 breed ruddy duck chromosome 2, BPBGC_Ojam_1.0, whole genome shotgun sequence:
TCAGGCCACTTCTCTTAATTAAGGTAACAACAGATAGGCAAATGCGTAATTTTTATACACCCCACTTCATATTAATATTGCAGCACAAGCCTACGGTTTGGTAGCAATGAGATGTCTTTTCTAGTCAATAAAGTGCCCAATAATCCAAATCGTGTAGGTACGCAATGACAGGTACAGTACTGCAAGTTCTGTCCCTACGCAGGGTTAACAAACAGTCTGAACAAAGCTTcaaagtcaattaaaaaaaacaaaacaaaaccaccacaacctACTTGTATCAAATACTcaaatcttttatatttaatcaAAAACCAAATATCAAAACTGTTACAGAGATtgagaagcaatttttttttttttttactaagcAACTTTTTGGACATCCCTATACTGCAAAATAAGAGGTCAGCAGAATGGGGAGCTCTTTGCAGCCACACCCATACCACACCAGCTTAAATTACATGCATTTGGAGATGGACCTGATACCATTTCTCCACCCTGCCCATTAATCCAAGTCCCCACCTTACAATCCATAGCTTGTCTTTATGGCAATCCAAAAAGATGAATAGGatttaagtgaagaaaatttACCCAGAAAAAACTAGCAAAACACAGCCAACCTTAGTAACAATCTGCACAATTTAGAATCCAATCTCTGGTAAAATTTATCTTTCtggaagtgtttattttattattttttccaaaaatctgtGTAATACCAAGGCCACCAAGAATACATTAAGGAtggtaaataaaattttgtcaTCCACAAAGGACTGTTTTAGGAGAGGCAGCTTTACTCCcttcatgaaaaacagaatgttaAGGTAGAATACTACAGCttggaattaaaatattatgttgGGTTCTTAtaaattttgaagtatttaagTGACTTAAAACCTCAAATGCTGttaattttcaaagcacttAGTGATCATGAGAATTTCAGTTTCTACGGAATTTTATGGaatgaaaagtaagaaaataaaggaaaaatatatggaaTGATGTTTGCAAGCTTCTGACAGCGCAAAAAATGCAGTACAGCAAAATGTGCTTTGAATTAAATCTGTGAAATCCACTTAAACACTGAGTAGTTAGGTGACAGGACCAAGAATTTGCTGAAACAgtcacaaaatgttttgtttgcacTGTGTAAGAACAAGAAGGATGCCTTTCAAGTCACTTAACGTGTATGGCACAGTGACAGGCAGGTGTATTTCCTTTCCCACCTTCACACTCCTGCTTTGGAAGAGAGGTTTCATGTTGACCCTGtccctctccccttcttttCTAACATTTTATAGTCACAGGAACACACCAGAATTTTATCAGAAAACACAATATAATCAGAATACAAAAAATTATTGCCCCCAAGTAGTTCACCAGTTGTCTAGCGTTATGCTGGTGTTATTTCAGAACACAGGGCTAAGACTCTAACCTATTAAGGTTAAGGCctgataaagaaaatattcctgtggGTGGGGCAAAATCCTCTGAGCGTGCTCTTTTATGGGGTagtgaaagacagaaagagatcCTCTCCTGCTTTCAGGCCATGTAAGCCGAAGCAGAGGGGCCTGCCCAAGCCACGCTTCTATCAAAAGCAGCTCTGGCCAAGCACCACAGCAGTAGCCGTACAAGTGCCTGCTCAAGATAACTCACACTTCCCTGCGCAGAAGTGTGTGGCCACTGGGAGCTGTGTAGGGAGAGAGCTTGGCCCCGGAGCCTGGTGGAAATCCTGGACGTGGCCGCCCTGGTGGGACTGTTAAGGCACGGCCTCAGGAACTTGCTTAAGGAATGACAGGAAAGACTGCACACCACAGAAAGCCTGGGACTGAAATTTAAATGACTGTAGGCCTTAAGCTGTCTGGGCTGGAAACATACAATTCTCACCACAGACGTGTCCTAAGGAGTTTAAATGTACCAACCCAACTTAAAAAAGCAGAGCTACCtttgttttcaagtatttttggAGAGAGAAATACTAGCTGCTTTCACAGCTGATAAACACTAGACTTGGAATGCAGTTTGTTCACAGGCTCTTGCTCTGAACCTGAGCAATGAATGACCAGCATGATGCttacaaataaaccaaaaggaaaaaaaaaaaaaaaaaaaaaaaggctttattctgctctgcagcatttAACCATTCTCATACCTGGAATCCCACTACTGAGCTGCATTTCCTTCCAGCTAGTGAAAATCTGTAATACAGAATTCTGGAAAGACCTGCAgtagataattaaaaaaattaaatacatcattttttttttttagtataacAATTCCCTGAATATAATCTGTACATACTTTTTACTGGCCTACATAGCATACACACATATGAATCTCCatgatgaaaaaagaaattaaaatgccaTCTCCCCAACTCTTACAGAAACGTTCAAGATTTCTCTTGATGGAAATTTAACATGACATAGTGCAGCCTGAAAGCAACAAAAGCCATACAAGTATCTGAAGACAATATTCACTTTAACAAGATAATGAAATAGTTTAAGCAttgcatataaaaaaaagaagcagaattaGTCTGAGCATTAATTGTACAAGCACAGTCTCGTACATGTGACAAAAGgcatatttacatttaaagattaattttatgTCTTCAGACTCTGTCAGGCTAGTAATATCTACacactttctgtattttagctGAGAAAGAGCACACTGTGCCTTAGGTTCTGGCTCCTCTGCAAAATGGCCTAATTGCCCACCTGAACATTAGACCTTTTATTAATAGGTCTGACATTCTATTTGGCAGTTTCCATACACTTTTtggcttcattttcaaaaatatactaTTAAGACTAATACAAAAAAACTATGCTTACAATAAGGTCTGTActaatgaaaatgcaaagtcactcagcattttgtttccatgaAGCACTTGGGTACCACGGCCATCAGTGACAGGCCAATTTCAAGTGCCTTAGTACAGGTATATAAAGACAAGCAATAAAGACAAACAGTATcacaaaaaagaacagaaaaatggacagtagctttgcattttctttgtcttacaCCAACGGAGTTAAAGTGATTTCTTTAGTAAGACTTATGGTACCAGTATATAAATTAGCATCTACATTAAGAAGGTTCTTCACATTTAAACTGAAGTTGAGTAGCTGAATATGAAATTCTGTTCCTAGGtgagaagtatttttcaagCCAGATCTTCCATGTTAAGGTCAGGAAGAGGTTCTCTCCAATAGCAAAAGGAGCTGAATTCTGGGCATGGAAATGCAGAACTCTGTTCTTTATTAAGCAATGGGAACACATATTCCACCAGCTCACTTAGTCTGTAATacctacattaaaaaagaagaaagaccATTATTTAACAGTCTAGTCACTGTTAGCTGTAGCCAAAAAAGAGCTTTAGAAGTCTAGACCAAAAAACTATAGTCAAATAAGGTACAACTACTGCAGAagcaattttcaattttattttgccagCTTACTTTTCAAGGAGTTTCAGTTAAGTACCCAAAGCGGTAAGTCTCTGGCGTATAAATTTTTCACGTATCACATGTAACAGAAGATCATAAGGAATCATCATGGTCAcaactgtaattattttgtaatcTCATTCCCGAGAACCTTCTctaactgaaataataaaaatgctcttACGACGACTTGTTTCCTTTAGTCCGTTCTTGGATCAGTTCACCCTTTGGATTCACAGTAAATATTCTACAGTCTGGAACTCCCACTTGCATGTAGGCATACACATCCTGCGAAAAGCATGAACAAACGCACATGCTTTGACACTTTCTTATTGAATGTGATATACCGAACAAATTCTTGAAGgaataagaaaacagatttaaaagctGATCCAACAGTATACAGGACAAttccttaaaacaaataaacaacaaccaCACATTGTAACAAagcttctcccccacccccaatcCCTAAGTCTGTTCTCAAGCCTTAGACCACAAATATGCACCACAAAATCTATACCACACAGTACTACCCGTACTACTCCTTGTGACAACATTCCTCTTAGGAATACCCCTTCTCTTGAGCTCTGTTACAATGGCactgagctgcagagaaagtaCAGGAACTGCATGATAGGAAAAAAGATTCAAGCCTGAGGAGTATTGAATTCCCCTAGGTTATAGTGCTgtcaaaactgctgaaaaaaatatagaaaggtGTTACGCATTTAGTAAGACCCTGGGAATACACTAATACATCTGTATAATCTTTTTCCTAAAGGAATCCTAAAGCTATAGGTTTTATTTAAGAATCTGCATGGCCAAATCCATAGAAATACCAGTGTCCCATTCCCATATTCAACCCTAAAtagacacaaaaagaaaagcctatttcccttccctcccaagTACCTCATGCATTTGAACCCTTCAAAGTCTCAGACTTACATTGGGCCTGTTTCCAAAAGCAGCATAGAAAGGCTGTTTACTGGGAGCAAACAAGTTCTTGATATCATTCAAACATTCGATTTTGAATTTTTCAGGCTTCTTTTCTATTACTTCCctagaataaaaaatgaacagtcAAATGCTAAATCATGACCAAGCTGTGGGTACTCTCCTTCACCGATTTATCTGATATTTGTATTCTCATTATTTCCTGTTCTTAGTGTGGCTAGCTACACAGATACTGGTAAATACTTTTCCAAGGATGATGCAAGAACcagtaaaagaataaaaacaacactcaCAGTAGAAATAGGTGAATAAACTAACTAAGCTAGACTAACTAAATGTGATCAAGTTCACAGCTCATGGGTGCAGTTTGTGAACTGCTTTTATCGTATATTACCACCTAGAccaaaagcagaagacagaatCAATTACACGTAAGCTTGTTACCATCCCTGCCTCTGAAAAAATCTGCAGGACTATTAACTGACCACAATAGAAGCTGCTGTCATTGTTAGCCATGACtcagttgtttgcttttaagaataataataataataaaatgaacaggaagACTTCTACACTATTAGCTCTTGCCATCAAAAATGAGGCAGGCTGTAGCTGGTTCAAAAGATTGGCTGGGTTGAGCCACAGCTAAATTCCATACCCATCTGTATGCAGTCACGCATGGAACACTCCCAGTATTGCAAGATCACAGTGTAACagtctatgttttttttttcatttgtttgttttaagtgtgTCTTGCATAGGAGCACTGATGAAAGCAGAACCTAATAGTAATCACTCACAGATTGGAAAAATATAGAGTGTAGAAAACAAGCTGCTCTGTGACAGGTATTTTGTGTTTAGCAGTCACATCTAACACTTCCATAGAAACAGAAGTATACTTCCTTCAAGTGAAATTCATGCAAATAGCCTGTAAGTGATCACTAGAGGGGCACTGAGTCTCAGTAGCAAGCCAAACACAGAGCATAATGTTTGGATACACAGTTATAATGATCAGCATCCCAAGTCTATTTAATTTGCTTCCTACTCCTAGATGAGGAGGGAATGGATGTATGAAATCCCACATGCTTACctatgaaatgcagaaaataaactgcTGGGGGACAACATGAGAGGTCCTCTGGGAAGAATTGTTCCTTTGTCATTCACCCAGTGTAGGTATCCTCTAGTTATATCTGCCATTCCAATGGCACGGGCAGAACAGTACAGAAACTTGTAACCGTtcctggaaaagaaatactaacttagttccttttcctgctgaagATACTGCTTGTCAACACAGGCATCCTGtaccagcagcagcatccagagGCACCAGTTTAGGTACTGACTTGCTGCAGTGAGCTTCACAAACTCCTAGGAAAAAGGCTGTTCTGCTATTATAAAATCAGAACAGCATGTAACAGTTTGAAAACATGACTCAATCAAAACTGAGAAATAGGAAATGCAAGAAGAACAAAGATGGTAATACTAAGATTACATATTAAGATGGACTCGGCTTTGTTTAGATAAATGTCACATTGGCTTCACCCAGTTTCCATAATATTGGATACCAGAtctcctgtctttttttcctccatattgTTACCAGAATTTGCAGCTCATAGCAAAGGAAGCACAAGCGGCATTCATCAGgcccctatttttttttccctacagacTTCGTAGATCCATCTGTTAAACAGATTCGTACACAGTTACTGCATACACAAAAGGCTCGAGTGTTTATGTGCATTTTCGAATACATGATTCAATTTGGCAAATAATTCCAAAATTACTCTATTATACACTGAGCACAAAACAAAGTTCTGGTTATCTTCCATAGACTGCATGGGGCCAGAGACAAAATTTAGCTCTATATAAtgccacacacaaaaaaaggattGCCAAGACCCCAAATTTATTttagtggaaagaaaaactacTAAATGTTAAACCAAAGATAAAAATGGATTGTTTTAAGGGGATCACGAAGTGTTTTAACAGTTAGCCATCCTGTTACCCTCAATaccaaattattatttcttgcaTCGatgcgtgtttttttttggtttggtttgtttcaaAGTTTGTTAAACAAATGACCAAATCTAAGGGAGAGAAACAACACAGGTTTATTCTGCATAAAGTTCTTGGACATAGATAGGATAAGGCTATATTCCTCTTAACTGCACACTGGATGGTGTTAGCTTAtttcagaagcacagcaaaGTGAGCGACAGAGAACTTGAACCAGGCTGCTAACCTTTGTGTCAATGGCAATTTGTTAATTAGGTTCATTTCAGAACATGAAAATGCATCCTAAGGAGAGTTCATTTGACTTTGATAGCaaacattaaaacacaaaatagttAGATATTGGGAGGACACTGTTTAGGTTTGAATTTATAGTGTGCCATGCTTGCAAAGACTTTGTGATTAACCTGAGTTCGTGAAAGTAAACATATGCATGACTGTTTGAGAAGCTATTTCTATTATGGTTCTTTCTCATAGTCATAGTGATAATACACAGTTTTTAAGAATTCAAATGCAGaatcaaatatttgaaaaaggaaCTAGTAAGTGTTGGCTTTCATTCCTATTGAAGTATACATCTGAGGGAAAAAACTTAGTTTTGTTCGTATGTGACAGAAGTAGCTCCCTTCCGTCATTTAGACCAACACAACATACTGGATTGCAAAATTATTAACAGCAATTCAATTACCTGCCCATTAATACCCAAATTCCAGAAAGCCCTAGTTGCTCATAGATTACATACTCACTCATTTATGGAATGATAGAGTTTTGCAATGCCCTGGTGAGTCCAGTCCTTGCCAAACTGAGGGAGGATGTGTCCTAAAGCATCAGACCTAAAAAGAAAATCGGAGATAGGTGAAACTAACTGTACGAGTTTCGTTAAAGACAACTACTAATGAATAAACAATTTATGAGTATTTACAGAAATGCCTTTGCAGAAGGTCCTAACCATTTCAAAAGAGAACTAGTACTAGATATAGTACTAGTTAGTATCTACTAGTTAATACTAGATAGGCCATAAAGCACAAGTCAGTTTCCAAGTTAACCTATGGTTGCTAAACTGAGAGAAGTCTGACTGTAAGGGCAGTTGCCACATGCTAGTCACACTAGTCCCTTAAAAGAGATTTTCTAGTTTGATGTACAAATTGAAATCAAAGCAACAAGTATTTCTCATAGCtgttaaaaaatgttaacagtCACCTTAAATCAAGCTTCTTTATCTGATCTTGAAGAGCAGGATAGCATCAATAAAGCAAGATAATGTATAgaatataaaggaaaagaaaaagtaatatttactTGGTTATTGTTCCATCTATGTCTGATATGATGATTTTGTCATTCCAGTTCCAGAGATATATTGTTCCTGCACAACGGCAAGTCCCTTGATACTGGGTTGTAATACTAAATACAACATCATTAGGGCCATCTCTGAGTTTCAATTTAGCCTTTAgaataaattgaaatacagaatttttagAATCATAAATAAACTCACAGAAAAAGGCTCCTATAATCTTCCTCCTCTACTTTGATCAACTCTTCAAAAAAGCAAACCATGGTTTAACAATGGCACAATTTCACTGGTAAAGTCTGCTTTGTACTGAGTACACGTATTTGCCCATATGTTCTGTGTTTGATTACAGCAGCACCGACTACAGCAGTAACAAAAAGCGTTTGACTCTTTCCTATTTTAATTCTTGCTATTACCATAGGCTTACATTATTAGCAAATACTATTTGCTAATATAATAGCaaattatataatattaatataataataaaattatatgatAGCAAATTATTACACATTTACTAAACATATGAGTAGTAAAATGTGTAAACAACCAAGCATGCAGTGGTATTTTCTACCTAGTAGGTGCTTTCCTCAAAATTCTTCCATGATGGAGATCATATATTTAGACAGCAGAAGGAACTTGTAAATTAGATTGAAACGAATAAACAGCACACCAACTTAGATGTACAGTTAAGATCCCAGGATATCTAAATTGCATAAAGTGACTATGTCACTTTTTTggcaacatattttttaaaatccagaatcatgatccttaaaaaaaataaaaataataacgCAGCTGCCCATACTAGCAAtggaaaatacttaattttaaaataaaactaatattgcattttaaattccCCCATTCCTTTTTTCTACTGCTGAAAGACTAACCCAATAGCACTTTTGCCTTTGTGAAATGCATTTATACTTACTTTgtaacaatgagaaaaaaatgcaacttttacAGTCAAAACAGAGTGGAACTATGACACATTCTATGTGCGAGGAAGGTATGCCACTTACTATTTGGTCTGAAGAGAGTCTAAGTGACTTCTTGTAAGATGGAATGTTCCCATGGGTTGGATGCTCTACTGTGGAATCTATTTTCAAGGATTCCTTCAATTCTTGTGATGCTTCATCACTAGAAGAATCATCTTCTGGAGGTCTAACACAACATCAAAGAGAATAAATGTAAGTGCCAGAAAATCCTTCTTTAACGGTGAAAGATTTCTACACGAGATTAATTTCCGGTTATGCCAAGGATTCACTACTAGACTGATAGCACAGATTAACAAAGCCCAAAGTCTAGTTCAGGCCCAGAAAAAGTCAGTATATGCCCATAAGCAAATAAGACTTGTAAAGCATGCTACTATTGATGAAGCTTTAAGTATTACTACGCATAGTCTAGCTGGCTCCACACATGATGAAATTAGTAAAGACAGTGTCAAGTGGTCACTAATACTGTGTTGATTAATCAAGTATACTATAGATGAAAAGGGATACTGAGCGAGTAATAGTgtcctgtttttaaagaaaagctgtcaCAGTCACTACGTTTTTTTAACTATGTGATAAATTAGCAGAGTAGCTCACCTTTTAAGGttattcagatttgtttttctgctaattAGAGATTTCAAGATTAAAAGTagcatttaatttctctgaatttcacagtatattcagtttcttaaattttaaagacaaaaacatttacaaatatcTTCATAAAATCATGGGAAAATATGAGTGTACATGTTTAGACTGAAACAGTTTTGTGCTAAATACTGCTAGCTTCCAATTACAATCTTGGGCAACTTGTGTATTGTaattaatgctattttattgtttcaattATTTCATGTTACAAAAAAATTGCAGATGGTTTAAGTTATGCAAAGAATATTACGATTATACAAAAGAACATCAAATGATATCTCAAACAATCCCACTAATAAATCATAGGGTGGTGGCCCATTGCTAAAGGTTACCATATATGTCTTTGTCATTCTGTCAGTTACATCAGGATTTAAGAAGTAAAAACAATAGGATTCAGGACATAACTGTAGTGTATTTGTAGTTCCTACAATGTTTACTTGAGTTGAGTTGTTTGCCAAACCCATCTGGCTTCTCTTCAATAGCTCAGAGGAAAACGTTTCTCCTATAGTGAACTCCTACTGAATTCTTCCTCgagcagagagagggagggagggaggggacgaaggagggaaggagagagaaagagagagtttttttcagtacaaaaaaTAGTCTTCAGGCAGGAACACACCTACTATTAACTTGCTCTTTTATAGTTGCTGGCAGTTCATTTGCTCTTTGTGTCTCAGACTTCCCTTCTTTTGCCTCTGGTATCTAAAGCAACATGACAATAAAGAACATATTgatatttaagcatttttaaatgatccAAGTGAACTCAACACTTCATACGTATGCCAACAGCTGTCAGTATAGTACATATGCTACATCCAGTCTCAGAATCATTCAGtaaattatttaacaaaagTTTCCTTATGAAGAAGTTATGCTTTTCAGtctaccaaaaaaaaccaacactcCACACACCAGAAACTGAGAAATACCAGTTTAACGTGATTAATTTACCATTAAAGGGAAGTCAATTTCTAAGCttataaaaatcagatttttaaaaagagaaaacttaaGACATATTCAAGGTTTACATAACTTAGTCTAAAATAGGGTGTCTCAGTATAACATCTACTGTGCACCTACTTAATCTGTGTATAAATTCCTAAAACATATTGCAGTGACCGAAGAGTAGTTTTTAATTGACTAAGCTTATGGCTTTGAAGAAAGGATTTGAGGAATACTGTGCAAAAGCCGAATAAATTGTTGAAGCAACTaggaacaatgaaaaattatgtAGTATTTGAGATGAAATATTCACAAGTAGCAATAGCTACTGCAACACCGAGTAACTCCCAGCTAGCGGTCAGTGACAGAGCTGTATGAGCAGTGTTCTGAGACACTTTTGACAAATGgagttttaaatttttttaatagatgaggaaaatataaatcaattaCCTGTTTAGTCATGCTTTCTCTCTTGCGCCAGAACCACCACCTTCCGGACTTCTTTGGCATCTTTTCTTTGACCCAAGACTCAACAGTAGCCTGAAAAAATAGGCATGTTTTTAAGTTTGtgtagaaaaaaacagaataaaaagataaacatgTATTGCTACACACAAAGCCTTTAAACAAGTATACATCTCATTTACCTTAGGCAAACTTTTCTGAAACACTTGCAAACTCAGAATCATTGGAGCAGCCAACGCCCAGTTATAATAcctgttttaaaacacattattgATAAGTTATTACAAAACCtgaatacaggaaaataaatatttgtgtgcaaACTGCCCTTTTCTTGATGAAAATATGTGTGTTTCCTGCCAACAACTAAAAAAGTTTGTTGCAAGTGAATTAATTTAACATACACATCAACATCAGTGCTGAAATGAAATCTCTTTGATTTTGAACTAAAAGCTTGCATTAAATTTAGCTTTAACCATTTTCATTATGACCAAGAAGCAGAtccatcaaaaaataaatcaaaacgGAAGCTGAGAAATGCACTCACTTGATACAGtacattttaaacatgtttCTCTATGAACTGATTTTATGATACACAGGACTTACCTGTTGTAAATCCTTATTACCAAATTAGGATTGTCTATGAGTCCAGGGTTTTCAGCAAATTCATGATAAGTAATAATATGTTCCATGAACTTTTCTGCAATAGAAGTGGATTTGGATTAAAATTAGTAATATGAAATCCTAAAATGTCTTATTAGTCTGTCTCTAGGAAAATGCTTTGCCATTTCAGAGTCTTTGCTAATTTTGCAGCATCACTCACGATATGCTAATATGCCTTACCTGTCAAGAGCCTGACTGCCTTCTCAGTAGCAGGGAAAGCCTCATAACACTTTAACAGTCGCAAGAATGAGAAGTAAGAAATAAGAAACTAGAGGAAGGATTTGTTCTGAGCCCTTAtaataagaatttaaatttcACCTGATGACTGAAAAGATGGGATGATCATTAAAACGTACTACTAACAACACTGATGAAAATTATGCAGTACTAGAAGCTGACTCTAAATGCATACAACTTCAGTGTTGAAGTTAACATTGTTAGCACTAAGAGAGAACAATCAATAGGTAAGAAAGCTAAGAGTTAACAAACATTTAGGATGGGAAAAGTAGAGCAGGAGATAAGATAATCCAAGGAAATAAATTAGTCTCCCAATGGCTAAAAGACACCACTAAAGGAAAACACCAGGCAATTAGGAAGCATACGGTTTGTGAAGATTTATATTGGAGTAAATGAGGAACTGCAGACAGACACAAGAATGGTTGGTCAGATATGTAATATGTAGCATGAAAAAGGAGATAAGGGTTTCTTGAGACTATGTGCTCTTGATTAATTTAAGGCTAAATTCCACTACCTCTGCTTGACAAATGCTTgagaacttcagaaaataaaatatgtttctccACATGAGCCTAATTATAGGCCAAAGCTTCATAAGGTAAAAGTAAGAGCATTCAAGCCACTTCACTTAACTGCCTGAGCTTTACTAccatttatgttttattttctcacttacCTTTAGAAATCTCCCCGTTTTCATTGAGACCTCCACAAAGTGAGAGAGTAACATCAGGCAAGTCCATAGCAGAATCAGACATGCACTCTGTGCCACTATCGGCAGCAGCGCTTCCTACTGATTGGGGTGACTGAGAACCAGAAAGGGTATCTGACTCGGTCCACTGCCTGAAGCCTGGATCGGAATCACTacaagggaggggaaaaaaaaaaaaaaaaaaaaa
Proteins encoded in this window:
- the LPIN2 gene encoding phosphatidate phosphatase LPIN2 isoform X2, translated to MNYVGQLAGQVLVTVKELYKGINQATLSGCIDVIVVRQQDGTYQCSPFHVRFGKLGVLRSKEKVIDIEINGDAVDLHMKLGDNGEAFFVQETEEENEKVPAYLATSPIPTEDQFFKDSDNHLKSGENERICANSEIPHSVEPETVFTPGSVKKKKRRRKKYKQDTRKEDQMSSTGTEEIFEMEISSDDEKSVQPLRGSSNSSPKGEEQKESLIYHSKDHYPLSDGDWSPLDNPYSEPVCPKSDSELEVKPAESLLRSESHMEWTWGGFPESTKISKKEKPEQPRTATITPSEKTHFRVILSSDEVEDDDLVKDSVCTVLKPEPRTHPLLKQMDVKDSLASAIIEPQDSLTLDADHHSRLLVDPLPETKPTAKTDSPSKKKGVHKRSHHQGPDDIYLDDLKALEPEVAALYFPKSDSDPGFRQWTESDTLSGSQSPQSVGSAAADSGTECMSDSAMDLPDVTLSLCGGLNENGEISKEKFMEHIITYHEFAENPGLIDNPNLVIRIYNRYYNWALAAPMILSLQVFQKSLPKATVESWVKEKMPKKSGRWWFWRKRESMTKQIPEAKEGKSETQRANELPATIKEQVNSRPPEDDSSSDEASQELKESLKIDSTVEHPTHGNIPSYKKSLRLSSDQIAKLKLRDGPNDVVFSITTQYQGTCRCAGTIYLWNWNDKIIISDIDGTITKSDALGHILPQFGKDWTHQGIAKLYHSINENGYKFLYCSARAIGMADITRGYLHWVNDKGTILPRGPLMLSPSSLFSAFHREVIEKKPEKFKIECLNDIKNLFAPSKQPFYAAFGNRPNDVYAYMQVGVPDCRIFTVNPKGELIQERTKGNKSSYYRLSELVEYVFPLLNKEQSSAFPCPEFSSFCYWREPLPDLNMEDLA
- the LPIN2 gene encoding phosphatidate phosphatase LPIN2 isoform X1 encodes the protein MNFSEKYDFEDNFNRNVAAAHGRVPSGILSQTMNYVGQLAGQVLVTVKELYKGINQATLSGCIDVIVVRQQDGTYQCSPFHVRFGKLGVLRSKEKVIDIEINGDAVDLHMKLGDNGEAFFVQETEEENEKVPAYLATSPIPTEDQFFKDSDNHLKSGENERICANSEIPHSVEPETVFTPGSVKKKKRRRKKYKQDTRKEDQMSSTGTEEIFEMEISSDDEKSVQPLRGSSNSSPKGEEQKESLIYHSKDHYPLSDGDWSPLDNPYSEPVCPKSDSELEVKPAESLLRSESHMEWTWGGFPESTKISKKEKPEQPRTATITPSEKTHFRVILSSDEVEDDDLVKDSVCTVLKPEPRTHPLLKQMDVKDSLASAIIEPQDSLTLDADHHSRLLVDPLPETKPTAKTDSPSKKKGVHKRSHHQGPDDIYLDDLKALEPEVAALYFPKSDSDPGFRQWTESDTLSGSQSPQSVGSAAADSGTECMSDSAMDLPDVTLSLCGGLNENGEISKEKFMEHIITYHEFAENPGLIDNPNLVIRIYNRYYNWALAAPMILSLQVFQKSLPKATVESWVKEKMPKKSGRWWFWRKRESMTKQIPEAKEGKSETQRANELPATIKEQVNSRPPEDDSSSDEASQELKESLKIDSTVEHPTHGNIPSYKKSLRLSSDQIAKLKLRDGPNDVVFSITTQYQGTCRCAGTIYLWNWNDKIIISDIDGTITKSDALGHILPQFGKDWTHQGIAKLYHSINENGYKFLYCSARAIGMADITRGYLHWVNDKGTILPRGPLMLSPSSLFSAFHREVIEKKPEKFKIECLNDIKNLFAPSKQPFYAAFGNRPNDVYAYMQVGVPDCRIFTVNPKGELIQERTKGNKSSYYRLSELVEYVFPLLNKEQSSAFPCPEFSSFCYWREPLPDLNMEDLA